The following is a genomic window from Oscarella lobularis chromosome 2, ooOscLobu1.1, whole genome shotgun sequence.
AGACGTTGTTGCAAGGCAGCAGCAACTCTGGGAGGCTCGTTACAGACAGTACGTTTaagttctctctctctctgttcTCTCTCCTTAATCAGCGTCTTCTATTCAGATTATGTCAAGAGCTTGGCATTGCAAAGACGGACAAAATTGAACCACAAAAAACGGCTGCTACACTGGACTCCAGAAAAAGCTCCAAAGGTGAGTTCTCTTAGAATTTTCTCAGGTGTCTGTCCTATGAAATCCCGGGTCAAGACGCTGCAGCGGGAGCAGGAACGAAGCCCAGTGCCAAAACAAAGACTCAGCCAACAAAGGCGAAGGAGAAATCGAAAAGTCAAAAGACATCGCCTCCCAAATTGCCCAAAACAAGCGAAACACCATCAGAAATGGAATGGGAATTGGAGCCACCTCAGCCAATAGTCATCGACATGagcggaggaggagattcgacgacgcagcCAATGGAAGTCGAAGTGAACGCATCAACTCCTCATCAATCGCGCGGACTCACAGCTCTAGTGAAAGCCGCAGCTGGATCTCAAGGATCGCTTCCACTCGCTTCATCGTCAACCGGAGTggcagcgtcgtcgccgccggcgagaATTCCAGCAACGCTGAGTCAAGTAAGCGATACCGTTGTGCAGTCTGTGCGCAGTTCGCTGGGCCGTACGGTGAAGAGCTTGAAGGATTTAAGGGATGTGGTGACTGGTGTACACACAGGTAATAATAGAGAACTCGATCTGCGACTGTTTTATGACGACGCGGGGGTTCCCTCTAGGCCCTGAGATATCCGACGCGGTTTTAGAAAGAGTGATACGTAGCGTAGGGGGGATTGAGATTGAGTATAAACGACGAAAGGTGTGTCTTAGTCTATGTCAGTCCTTTATTGTTCTATGACGCTTACTCTAAATAGGATAGTGCTGTTCGTCTCTTTGCTCTTCGTTCGACCAAAGATCCAGCTGATAAagtgaaaaataaatttttaatagatgattttttaatcgattctctctctcagtATCGTCACTTTCTCTTGGACTTGTTCAAGGAAAGCGTTGTCTGGCAAAAGAAGGATTTTATCAAGCGGATCAAAGATGCTCTTGACGTTGAACCGACTCAGAGAGACGTGACCAAAGTTCTCAAGGTCAGAAACGAGAGTAAACATCAATTTTTCACGTTCAATTCTATCTATTAGGATCTTTGCAAGTGTAAAAGCAACAAATACTGGCAACTTATAGGGAGCGAATAGTCATGACTATAAGAGAGCAATTGGgtttatttaaaaatttaagTAAGTAATCTTTATGAGTTCAATTTGCGAAGATTTGTCATATAAGAAAATGGAGTTTTTTGGTTCAGGCAGAACTTCCCAAGACAAGCCAAAGCCATctattgaattaattaaaaaaggtAAATATTTGCAGCAATAGATTTGGGCTACTCACTCAGACTCGTTGTAAAAATCGCGTACGTGTCCTTATTTCGAATCGCCGACGAAACTAGAGCGCacgattttcctttttcgcaACTAAAAGACTCTGGTCTTCAGTCAGAACAAAGCAATTTTTCTAACCTTAGTACGAGATAAATCGTTTTAACGAGATGTGGTATCGTGGTGGGATCAAAAACGACATCAGCCGCTAAAACGATGTCAACCGGTCGCGCGTAGTTTGATCCCCACTCGAGGATTTCCACGGAAACATCTGAGGATTcgatagaaaaaattctccagCTCTTGTAAGCGAACCTGGGAGATTATTGAGTGCTAAATTCTGCTCCAGAAGCTGCAGAACTTGATCATTGTGATCAGTGAATATATAGCGTGCTGGTTTTGCTGTTTTCAGCAGAACCAGACCGGTCAATCCCGCGCCGCAACCAAGTTCAAGAACGGACCTAAAAGCGAGACCAGAGATAATATATCATATATTATCTCTTCCCTCTTACCTATTGTCAAAATACTCTCGATTCTCGAGGATCCATTCAGCAAGGTGTAGCGCCGCTGGCCAAGTTTGCAAGCCTGTTGTGCCTTGACTAATAGCGCTGTCGCTCTCCTTCACTGTAATGGATGCCTCATCCTAACGACTATAGTGATTTGGCTTtattttgattgatttcCGCTCACCATCAGATACGTTCTGTAATGTAGATTATCTGACGGGGTGTCTGCTTCCTCTTGAAGCAATCGGGAATGAATTAGATACATGTCTTCAATGACTTCTGTGTCTAGTTCTTCACACTGTAGTAGGCACAGAAATATTACGGATTTTAACGTTTTAACAGGACGGTTTGCCTTCGTTATGATGTCTTTAAAAAACCGTCGTGCAAAACGGGCAGAAGGTGGGTATTTGGCATACAAAGGATCGTTGACCGTCTTCAAAGAGACGTTTACGAGACTAATCAACGTTTTCTGCGAATACCGATTGAATAAAACTGCTCTGCTCGTCAGGTTTCAGGGCAACTTTTCTGCATTCAGCCAACCATTTGGGCGTCATTGCCCAAAACGCTCGCCTCAGCGGATCCATGAACCCGCGCACGCGCACCTGCGCCTTTCAGGCTGTTAGCTACCACGAAAATGTAAGCGCAATCCACGATCCCACCGtcaatccgacgacgaaaacccGTCCTTTTAGGCCTCGAAGATCGCGAAGTCGCAGCCGAGaccgacggcgtcgtcgatcgccgtctcctcgccgccgtcgaggCGGCAGATCGCGCTCGAGAAGCCGCGATCGAAGCGGCAGAGGCCGCGATCGCAAGCCGCCACCGAGCCGATCCCGCGCACGACGCTCCCCATCCTACACGAGCAGCAGCGGCTCATCccgcagcagcagctatTCGTCGAGCCGTAGCTCGCGCagcagctcgtcgtcgcgatcgagctCGAGTCGCAGCTCGAGCAGctcgtcgcgttcgccgtcgccgcgttcGCGCCGATCGAGAAAGACGGACACGAAGAaaggatcgacgacgacgacaacgaagaaaacCGAAACGAAATCAGACGccgcgaaagcgaaaagtCCCGGAGCCCAAACGAAGGTGGCAAAAACGACTTCATTGGTTCCCAAGCCCCccgcgccgacgacgggGCCCCCACGTAGTCccggaaaagaaaacagcggCCCCAAAGACGtcgcaatgacgtcaccaggACGTCAGAAATCGCCGTCAACTGctgttgaaaaaaaatcggatTTAGTAccggcggcgaaaaaggaaaaagacgatggagccgcgaaatcgacgccgtcgaaggTCTACGTGAGCCGATTGAGTCGGAATGTGACTAAGGATCATCTCGTTGAAATATTCAGCGTTTACGGTACCGTAAAATCCGTAGATCTTCCCGTAGATCGCGCCACGTCCGTCAATCGCGGTTACGGCTACGTGGAATACGAAACCGTAGCGGACGTCGAGGAAGCGATCAAATACATGGACGGGGGGCAAATCGACGGGTTAGAAGTGTCggcgaagaaagcgattccGCCGCGCGAAATATCgccgaaaaagacgtcgccgccgccgccgccgccgtcatcgtcgcgaGGTCGACGGAGTTCGCCCTCGCGACGGGAATCGTCTCCCGGACGAAGACGGGGGTCGCCTAGGAGATATCGAtctccgccgtcgcgatATCGACGGCCGTATCAGAGACGGAGTCGGTCTCGgtcgccgcggcgacggTATTCGGGTAGGTCGCCGCGGAGACGGTCGAGATCGAGGAGTTTGCcgcggagacgacggcggagaTCGGCTTCCGCTTCGTCCGCTTCTTCCAGGTAGAGTAGGTATACTTGTTCTCCTCGTTGCTTTGATggcttgtgacgtcatatcgtCTTCTGTTTTGTTGGTTAAGGCTTGGCGTCTTGGACTCTTCTGTTGCCTATTGAATAAATTTTTGAAGTTGATCACGATTTTTAGATCATAGGAGGGAGCACGTACTTTATTTAGAGCGCTATAGCTGACACTCCGCAAGCTTAAAGTGTGACCTCCTGACTCCTCTGCTCTGAATACCAATTGATTTGAGAAGAATCCCCTGTTACCTTGCTCTCAGAAAGACGTATATAGACCGACCCTTGCGTTGATCTCTATACCATCGTCAACTTCGATGTCTTCTGCGTCCAcgaaggttaattaattaacgttcTGACGCACGAGGAACCAACAAGGTTGTTGGTTGCAAAGCAATCAGTCTAGCGGTTATTTCTCCGGGAttagcggcgacgaaggtcAGAGTACACCGGACAGACGGAACCTTGCTATATAAAGGGCCAGTTGATAGACTGGAGACAGAGGTAGTGCACCGTTCAAAGCTTTTGCTGCTATACCACCGCGTTGCAAGAATATGAAGAGAGTCATTGTTCTGTACGTCTTTTTGGCCGTTGGATTTATGAAAGCTGCAGATTCCCAGATCATTTCCGCAAGTAAACGTACCATTTCAAATTACTTCAGAGACGTGCAAATGCTCTTGCAGACGCCTGCAATCCTAATCCTTGCCAAAATGGCGGAACATGCCTTGGCGGCTCTGGACCGTTATATGGTTGTAAATGCAAAGACGGGTTTTCTGGCTTCCATTGCCAAAACGCAGACGCACCACCGCTAGGTACTCTCTACTAAAAATCATATTTCATCGTGTATACAGAACTTGTGTACAGACCCATGCTCTCCCAACCCCTGCACCGGAGCCCAGTCACAGTGCG
Proteins encoded in this region:
- the LOC136183670 gene encoding protein-lysine N-methyltransferase EEF2KMT-like isoform X2, whose translation is MDPLRRAFWAMTPKWLAECRKVALKPDEQSSFIQSTVNDPLYAKYPPSARFARRFFKDIITKCEELDTEVIEDMYLIHSRLLQEEADTPSDNLHYRTYLMDEASITVKESDSAISQGTTGLQTWPAALHLAEWILENREYFDNRSVLELGCGAGLTGLVLLKTAKPARYIFTDHNDQVLQLLEQNLALNNLPDVSVEILEWGSNYARPVDIVLAADVVFDPTTIPHLVKTIYLLRKRKIVRSSFVGDSK
- the LOC136183670 gene encoding protein-lysine N-methyltransferase EEF2KMT-like isoform X1 codes for the protein MDPLRRAFWAMTPKWLAECRKVALKPDEQSSFIQSTVNDPLYAKYPPSARFARRFFKDIITKCEELDTEVIEDMYLIHSRLLQEEADTPSDNLHYRTYLMDEASITVKESDSAISQGTTGLQTWPAALHLAEWILENREYFDNRSVLELGCGAGLTGLVLLKTAKPARYIFTDHNDQVLQLLEQNLALNNLPDVSVEILEWGSNYARPVDIVLAADVVFDPTTIPHLVKTIYLVLSCEKGKSCALVSSAIRNKDTYAIFTTSLNGFGLSWEVLPEPKNSIFLYDKSSQIELIKITYLNF
- the LOC136183668 gene encoding RNA-binding protein with serine-rich domain 1-like; this translates as MPRRSRSRSRDRRRRRSPSPRRRRGGRSRSRSRDRSGRGRDRKPPPSRSRARRSPSYTSSSGSSRSSSYSSSRSSRSSSSSRSSSSRSSSSSSRSPSPRSRRSRKTDTKKGSTTTTTKKTETKSDAAKAKSPGAQTKVAKTTSLVPKPPAPTTGPPRSPGKENSGPKDVAMTSPGRQKSPSTAVEKKSDLVPAAKKEKDDGAAKSTPSKVYVSRLSRNVTKDHLVEIFSVYGTVKSVDLPVDRATSVNRGYGYVEYETVADVEEAIKYMDGGQIDGLEVSAKKAIPPREISPKKTSPPPPPPSSSRGRRSSPSRRESSPGRRRGSPRRYRSPPSRYRRPYQRRSRSRSPRRRYSGRSPRRRSRSRSLPRRRRRRSASASSASSR